The Pedosphaera parvula Ellin514 genomic interval TATTCTCGTCTGGGTCTTGCTCTGGCGCACCGCCTTGGGCTTTGAAATTCGAGCCGTGGGCCAGAACGAATCCGCCGCACGCGCTGCCGGAATCGATACCGCCCGCATCAGAATCATTGCCCTCTCCCTGGCCGGAGGACTCGCCGGAATGGTGGGCATTGGAGAAGTTTTGGGAAACGCAGGAAAGTTCCGCATGGGATTCTCGCCCGACTATGGTTTTCTCGGCATCGCTGTTGCGCTCCTGGGACAAAATCGACCGGCTGGCATCGTCGCGGCCGCCTTGCTCTTCGGTGCCCTACACAAGGGAACAGCCGATTTGGATTTGGAAACCGAACATGTGACACGTGAACTATCGTTGGTTCTCCAGGCTTTAATCATTCTATCAGTTTCCGCCGAGGGCCTCTGGTCCTGGATGAAAAAGCGAGGGCAAACATGACAACTCAACTTCTGGCCTCGACGCTCAGAGTATCGACGCCACTTATTTTTGCCGCGCTCGGGGGAATGTTCAGCGAACGCGCCGGTGTCATTAACATTGCACTCGAAGGAATGATGTTACTCGGCGCCTTTGGCGCGGCGGTCGGCACCCTGGTCACTCATTCACCTTGGCTCGGCTTGGTTTGCGGGATGGCCTCAGGTGTTCTCATGGCCGCCATCTATGGTCTTTTCGTCATCCATTTGCGCGCCAATCAAATTGTCGCGGGCATGGCGATCAACATGCTCGCGCTGGGGCTTACGCCGTTTCTATCCAAAATCCTTTATGACGTCACCGGCTCAACCCCGGCCATTCCCATCGAAAATCGGTTCCAATCCGCCCCGCTGTACCTTTGCTGGATTTTCGTCTTACTCTCCTGGTTCTGGATGAAATACACGCCTGCAGGGCTTTGGTTCAGCTTTGCCGGCGAACATCCTGAAGCGCTCGATGCCGCAGGTATTCGCGTGAATCGCGTCCGCTGGATGGCCGTCCTGCTCAGCGGCGCACTTGCAGGCATGGGCGGAGCTTCCCTCTCCATATTTCTCTCTTCATCTTTTTCGCGCAACATGACGGCAGGCCGTGGCTTCATCGCCTTGGCGGCCCTCATCTTTGGAAAATGGAAACCTGTGCCAGCCGCCATTGCCTGCCTCCTCTTCGGTTTTACTGAGGCGCTTCAAATCCGGCTTCAAGGCGTAATCCTTTGGGGCCATGAACCAATCCCGGTCCAGTTCATCCAAATCCTTCCCTACGTGGTAACCATCTTCGTGCTGGCCGGCTTCGTCGGCCATTCACGCGCGCCCAAGGCTTTGGGCATACCGTTCCGTCGGCGCTGAGCAAGGCCGGATGGAAATT includes:
- a CDS encoding ABC transporter permease — encoded protein: MTTQLLASTLRVSTPLIFAALGGMFSERAGVINIALEGMMLLGAFGAAVGTLVTHSPWLGLVCGMASGVLMAAIYGLFVIHLRANQIVAGMAINMLALGLTPFLSKILYDVTGSTPAIPIENRFQSAPLYLCWIFVLLSWFWMKYTPAGLWFSFAGEHPEALDAAGIRVNRVRWMAVLLSGALAGMGGASLSIFLSSSFSRNMTAGRGFIALAALIFGKWKPVPAAIACLLFGFTEALQIRLQGVILWGHEPIPVQFIQILPYVVTIFVLAGFVGHSRAPKALGIPFRRR